The following proteins are co-located in the Hydractinia symbiolongicarpus strain clone_291-10 chromosome 7, HSymV2.1, whole genome shotgun sequence genome:
- the LOC130649029 gene encoding lens fiber membrane intrinsic protein-like yields the protein MGVGKILLIVGSIGAFIFLAACTGGNYWVVSKFSSDVGQGLWKACEHVKCVSIDDNVGGGKNLEDWFKAVRAFAIISCLASVGGILISILGVVSDKVKGLFASIFLFAAAGCMALALVIFSSKINLGSTIKFGWSYILGWIGTLGGIGTAVVGILAEKF from the coding sequence ATGGGCGTGGGTAAAATTCTACTGATCGTTGGTAGCATTGGTGCATTCATCTTTCTTGCAGCATGTACCGGTGGAAATTACTGGGTTGTGAGTAAATTCAGTAGTGATGTTGGACAAGGGTTGTGGAAAGCATGTGAACACGTAAAGTGCGTTTCTATTGATGATAACGTTGGTGGTGGTAAGAACCTTGAGGATTGGTTCAAAGCTGTTCGCGCATTCGCCATTATATCATGTTTAGCCTCAGTTGGTGGTATACTTATATCGATTTTAGGAGTAGTTTCCGATAAAGTTAAAGGATTGTTCGCATCTATTTTCTTATTCGCTGCCGCAGGCTGCATGGCACTTGCCTTGGTTATTTTTAGCAGTAAGATAAATCTTGGTTCAACCATCAAGTTTGGATGGAGCTACATCTTGGGATGGATTGGTACCCTTGGAGGGATAGGGACAGCAGTTGTTGGAATCTTAGCagaaaaattttga